Proteins encoded by one window of Psychromonas sp. L1A2:
- the trkA gene encoding Trk system potassium transporter TrkA codes for MKIIILGAGQVGASLAENLVGENNDITVVDENHEALQELQDRFDLRVVQGSASSPHTLGDAGAIDADMLIAVTNSDEINMVACQIAFTLFNVPKKIARIRSQSVVMHEKELFNKDAFPIDHIIAPEKLVSDYIAQLIEYPGALQVANFANGKVGLVAIRAYYGGSLVGNAISALKEHMPNIEARVAAIFRRGKAIRPQGTTIIEADDEVFFITASPNIRAIMGEMQKLEHPYKRIMIVGGGYIGESLAKRLEKENSVKLIEKNYSRAEYLSETLSNTIVFCGDSSDQDLLLEEHIDQTDLFITVTNDDEANIMSAMLAKRLGARKAMVLIQRTAYVDLIQGNILDIAISPQQATLSALLTHVRKADLKHVYSLREGLAEAIEIVARGDNMTSKVVGKEISQLKLPKGTSVGAIVRDEQVLIAHDDTVIETDDHVILFLVNKKYISDIEKLFQPSPFFL; via the coding sequence ATGAAAATTATTATTTTAGGTGCAGGACAAGTTGGTGCTTCTTTAGCTGAAAACTTGGTTGGCGAAAATAACGATATCACCGTAGTTGATGAAAATCATGAAGCCTTACAAGAGCTACAAGATCGGTTTGATTTGCGCGTAGTGCAAGGTAGTGCTTCTAGCCCACATACATTGGGCGATGCTGGCGCTATTGATGCCGACATGTTAATTGCTGTGACTAACAGTGATGAAATTAATATGGTTGCCTGCCAAATTGCTTTTACGTTATTTAATGTACCTAAAAAAATAGCACGTATTCGATCTCAAAGTGTCGTGATGCATGAGAAAGAACTCTTTAATAAAGACGCTTTTCCGATTGACCATATCATTGCACCTGAAAAGTTAGTAAGTGATTACATCGCCCAGCTAATAGAGTACCCAGGCGCTCTACAAGTTGCTAACTTTGCCAATGGTAAGGTTGGCCTAGTGGCGATTCGTGCTTATTATGGTGGTTCTTTAGTTGGTAACGCTATTTCTGCTTTAAAAGAACATATGCCTAATATCGAAGCGCGTGTAGCGGCTATTTTTAGACGTGGTAAAGCAATTCGCCCTCAAGGGACAACCATTATTGAAGCCGATGATGAAGTGTTCTTTATTACAGCGAGCCCTAATATTCGCGCGATCATGGGGGAAATGCAAAAACTTGAACATCCTTATAAACGTATCATGATTGTTGGCGGTGGTTATATCGGTGAAAGCTTAGCGAAACGCTTAGAAAAAGAAAACTCAGTGAAACTGATTGAGAAAAATTACAGCCGCGCAGAGTATTTATCTGAAACTTTATCGAATACAATCGTTTTTTGTGGTGACTCGTCAGATCAAGATTTACTATTAGAAGAACATATCGATCAAACAGATTTATTTATTACCGTCACCAATGATGATGAAGCGAATATCATGTCTGCGATGTTGGCAAAGCGTCTAGGTGCACGTAAAGCCATGGTATTGATTCAACGAACTGCTTACGTCGATCTAATCCAAGGCAATATCCTTGATATTGCAATATCGCCGCAACAAGCAACATTATCAGCCTTACTCACTCATGTACGTAAAGCCGACTTAAAACACGTTTATTCATTACGAGAAGGTCTGGCAGAAGCGATTGAAATTGTGGCGCGAGGCGACAACATGACCTCTAAAGTAGTGGGTAAAGAGATTTCTCAGTTAAAACTACCAAAAGGAACCAGTGTTGGTGCGATTGTGCGCGATGAACAGGTACTGATTGCACATGATGATACGGTAATAGAAACCGATGATCACGTGATCTTGTTCTTAGTGAACAAAAAATATATCAGTGATATTGAGAAACTATTCCAACCAAGCCCATTCTTCTTGTAA